In Paenibacillus hexagrammi, the following are encoded in one genomic region:
- a CDS encoding HAMP domain-containing protein, which yields MLANNRNKRSISIRAKIVIPIIIMIAFLMSATAYYLYVKVEESSNQKGLATVEAVRIGLESALTARKTAEEVMEHEMQGQAVLAAYMMDTQKLTFPLITELAKRSGIDEFWITDASGKVTLTNAGEKIDFSFGSDPNSQAYEFTELLKGKDKVISQPAQPRTVDPKVYKYVGVSGWSKSRIVQVGRDGEKLTKLEEDIGAKHFLTSMHTKMGNELLYSAILDKDGKSVFSSDEGFTLSSTLSSFIAAHAGQQEVASLSDAYGQWSARYYVTALSNGQTLLVGLSQTSLSSIFKTSLIAVIASVVITGILVYVVVYLQFARLRELEQTMVTISQGSGDLTKRLPVKSRDEIGVLAASFNQFVTTIHSIVSDVKQAAHTSFAHTLEISDASGRTSAVAKEINHAIHEIAEASAKQASGVEEGMTTIHLMADSIRDTDLQALNLEKMGSTIRTRQQTGADAVHELQSSMNKYSDIYLRASQVICIP from the coding sequence ATGTTAGCCAACAATCGGAACAAACGGTCCATTTCGATCCGCGCCAAAATCGTGATCCCTATTATCATCATGATTGCCTTTCTGATGTCGGCAACCGCGTATTATTTGTACGTGAAGGTGGAAGAGAGTTCAAATCAGAAGGGGCTTGCCACTGTGGAGGCTGTTCGGATCGGCTTAGAAAGCGCTCTCACAGCGAGGAAGACAGCTGAAGAGGTGATGGAGCATGAAATGCAGGGACAAGCTGTGTTAGCCGCTTATATGATGGATACACAGAAGCTGACATTTCCCTTGATCACCGAGCTTGCAAAGCGGTCTGGAATTGATGAGTTTTGGATTACCGACGCTTCTGGAAAAGTAACACTTACTAATGCGGGGGAAAAAATTGATTTTAGCTTTGGCTCAGATCCTAATTCACAAGCGTACGAATTTACAGAGCTTCTCAAGGGTAAGGATAAAGTGATATCGCAGCCTGCCCAGCCTAGAACTGTAGACCCTAAGGTATATAAATATGTGGGGGTGTCCGGTTGGAGCAAGTCCCGTATCGTACAGGTCGGAAGAGACGGGGAGAAGCTGACCAAGCTGGAGGAGGACATTGGTGCCAAGCATTTTCTTACTAGCATGCACACGAAGATGGGCAACGAGCTGCTATATTCCGCGATTTTGGACAAGGATGGTAAAAGTGTTTTTTCTAGTGATGAGGGATTTACACTTAGCAGTACGTTAAGCAGCTTTATAGCAGCGCATGCCGGCCAGCAGGAGGTGGCTTCTCTTAGTGACGCGTATGGTCAATGGAGTGCCCGTTACTACGTGACAGCCCTATCCAACGGACAGACGCTATTGGTCGGATTGTCTCAGACATCTCTGAGCTCGATTTTCAAGACTTCTCTAATTGCAGTCATCGCAAGCGTAGTAATTACTGGCATATTGGTCTACGTAGTGGTGTACCTGCAATTCGCTCGTCTAAGAGAGCTAGAGCAAACCATGGTGACCATAAGCCAGGGCAGCGGGGACCTGACGAAGCGATTGCCCGTCAAATCCCGTGATGAAATCGGTGTGTTGGCTGCGTCGTTTAATCAATTCGTAACCACCATCCATAGTATCGTCTCTGATGTGAAACAAGCGGCACACACGAGCTTTGCCCATACACTTGAGATCAGCGATGCATCCGGGCGAACTTCGGCTGTGGCGAAGGAAATTAATCATGCCATTCATGAAATTGCAGAGGCTTCCGCTAAACAAGCCTCAGGTGTTGAAGAAGGAATGACGACGATTCACCTTATGGCTGATTCCATACGGGATACGGATTTACAAGCTTTGAATCTCGAGAAAATGGGCAGCACCATCCGAACCAGACAGCAGACAGGGGCTGACGCCGTCCATGAACTTCAAAGCAGTATGAACAAATATTCAGATATATATCTCAGAGCGTCTCAGGTAATCTGCATACCCTGA
- a CDS encoding peptidoglycan recognition protein family protein, translated as MANLYPVIVDWIPGLPQIPYRNGIGEWEGVVMHQTANPNDTARSERAYEASTFQNAFVHEFIDPNEIIQVANPDYMAYGAGSQANPRFIHLELCSANSQDEFNRSFDRWCQRAAYFLSQRSLGVIPAKADGTGTLWSHDEVSRWLGGTTHTDPIEYLASWGKTWQDVIDSVQEQYTDIVTGGNAPMLSVQDANVIIAFLSAAYNATQDPEARAEFHRLANELRKASGQPLQ; from the coding sequence TTGGCAAACTTATATCCCGTTATTGTGGATTGGATACCAGGGCTGCCGCAAATTCCTTATCGGAACGGTATTGGCGAGTGGGAAGGTGTAGTTATGCATCAAACGGCGAATCCCAACGATACGGCACGCAGTGAAAGAGCCTACGAAGCATCAACCTTTCAAAACGCTTTTGTCCATGAATTTATCGATCCGAATGAAATTATACAAGTGGCAAACCCCGATTATATGGCATACGGAGCTGGCTCACAGGCTAACCCGCGTTTTATTCATTTGGAGCTGTGCTCGGCAAATAGTCAAGATGAATTTAACCGCTCTTTTGATCGATGGTGTCAGCGCGCCGCTTATTTCCTGAGCCAACGAAGTCTGGGAGTCATACCCGCCAAAGCAGATGGTACGGGTACGCTGTGGTCGCATGATGAAGTATCCAGATGGCTGGGCGGGACAACTCACACCGATCCCATCGAATACCTGGCTTCATGGGGAAAAACGTGGCAGGATGTCATCGACAGCGTGCAGGAGCAGTACACAGACATTGTGACAGGAGGGAATGCTCCCATGTTAAGTGTGCAGGATGCAAATGTGATCATTGCTTTTCTTTCGGCGGCCTACAATGCAACACAAGATCCAGAAGCACGTGCTGAATTTCACAGACTTGCTAACGAGCTACGAAAAGCCTCCGGGCAGCCGCTGCAGTAG
- a CDS encoding methyl-accepting chemotaxis protein, translating into MSDLIQGISKQTGLLALNASIEAARAGEHGRGFAVVAAEVRKLSEQSTEASDRIRGILDNVIQSAEMTKQVMLTSHSALEAQFVSVEHTGAAFREIEETLTEMNQLIITMRGMTQSLNIQKESMIQFIESASAITEQTAAGSEEVLASVETQLEMFGQVSAKAAELTETMQKVKGTFERFKV; encoded by the coding sequence ATGTCCGATTTAATCCAGGGAATTTCGAAGCAAACAGGACTGCTAGCGCTTAATGCATCGATTGAAGCGGCTCGAGCCGGTGAACATGGACGTGGCTTTGCCGTAGTCGCAGCGGAGGTGCGCAAGCTGTCGGAGCAGTCCACTGAGGCCTCCGACCGAATTCGAGGTATTCTTGATAATGTTATCCAATCCGCTGAAATGACCAAGCAGGTCATGCTGACCTCTCATAGTGCCTTAGAGGCGCAATTTGTCAGTGTAGAGCACACGGGAGCCGCTTTTCGTGAAATTGAAGAGACGCTGACCGAAATGAATCAGCTGATTATTACCATGCGCGGTATGACTCAGAGCTTAAACATTCAGAAGGAATCCATGATTCAATTTATTGAATCAGCATCTGCCATTACGGAGCAGACCGCGGCTGGCTCCGAAGAAGTGCTCGCCAGCGTAGAAACTCAGCTGGAGATGTTCGGGCAGGTGTCCGCCAAGGCAGCTGAATTAACGGAAACTATGCAAAAAGTAAAGGGAACCTTTGAACGGTTTAAGGTATAA
- the spoVAC gene encoding stage V sporulation protein AC, giving the protein MANNKKKNMTMTQQEYQKLAKEKEPPRPVLKNCIRAFLVGGFICLIGECLMKAFIHWFGFTEKTAGNPTVAVLIFISVVLTCFGVYDKIAQWAGAGTGVPVTGFANSLCSAAIEHRAEGVVLGIGGNMFKLAGSVIVFGTVAAFFVGIVHLIFGMGG; this is encoded by the coding sequence ATGGCGAACAACAAGAAAAAGAATATGACCATGACGCAGCAAGAGTATCAAAAGCTGGCGAAGGAAAAGGAACCGCCTAGACCGGTTTTAAAAAATTGTATTCGCGCCTTTCTGGTCGGCGGCTTTATCTGTCTAATCGGAGAATGCTTGATGAAAGCTTTTATTCATTGGTTCGGATTCACAGAGAAGACGGCAGGCAATCCAACGGTTGCGGTGCTTATTTTTATTTCAGTCGTCCTAACTTGCTTTGGTGTCTACGATAAGATTGCACAATGGGCAGGAGCGGGTACGGGTGTTCCTGTTACCGGATTCGCTAATTCGCTGTGCTCAGCAGCTATTGAGCACCGTGCGGAAGGCGTCGTGCTTGGCATCGGCGGCAATATGTTCAAGCTAGCAGGGTCCGTTATTGTATTTGGCACAGTCGCTGCTTTTTTCGTCGGCATCGTACACCTCATTTTTGGAATGGGGGGTTAA
- a CDS encoding MFS transporter, with amino-acid sequence MNTSKKWWVLSVTSLGSLLSALNFSTLIIALPDLIKGLQTGVLQAMWIMLSYMVAQTVVVLLAGSMADRFGRKRIYMWGMILFTIVSLLAGFASNAGILILMRILQGIGGAMVMANSTAIVADVFPVKELGRALGVNIMVVAIGQIIGPVLGGWLTETFGWEWTFWFNVPFGLIAVAWGYWAMGMSDAKSSEQKVKKLDRWGLLTYTLSVTGLLLALTWGPIQSWASPVVWIAGICFLIAFPIFLSVEKKHPSALLHLPLFANRTFSMGMISAMLNGIARMAVMFMLIFYFQGALYYDALEAGILTIPLAVGMLFVSPVAGWLGDRFGERMPATLGLLISMLGLVGLAMDTWLDTPYWHLALWMTLISVGSGLFNSPNTSSVMNAAGPKYRGEASGIRSLTINMGMMLSIAFSMPIITNTIPHEAMLAIFSGTQVGMEGGSSALSGFIHGLHGVFWLMAVLMLIGTLMSYLRSGKPLAQAKGAQV; translated from the coding sequence ATGAATACCAGTAAAAAATGGTGGGTGCTGTCTGTTACGAGTCTAGGCTCACTGCTGTCGGCTCTGAATTTCAGTACCTTAATTATTGCACTGCCTGATTTAATCAAGGGTCTTCAAACAGGGGTCTTGCAAGCAATGTGGATTATGCTTTCCTATATGGTTGCACAGACGGTTGTCGTGCTGCTAGCAGGCAGTATGGCCGATCGGTTTGGGCGCAAACGGATTTATATGTGGGGCATGATCCTTTTTACAATCGTATCACTGCTGGCGGGTTTTGCATCCAATGCAGGTATTCTGATCCTAATGCGTATATTGCAAGGGATTGGCGGAGCCATGGTTATGGCCAATAGTACGGCTATCGTGGCTGATGTGTTTCCTGTGAAGGAATTGGGCCGCGCATTAGGCGTGAATATCATGGTTGTGGCTATCGGTCAAATTATCGGCCCTGTCTTAGGTGGCTGGTTAACAGAAACCTTTGGATGGGAATGGACATTCTGGTTTAATGTGCCGTTCGGGCTGATCGCAGTTGCATGGGGGTATTGGGCTATGGGCATGTCTGACGCCAAAAGCTCGGAGCAGAAAGTGAAAAAGCTGGACCGCTGGGGTCTATTGACCTACACGCTAAGTGTGACAGGGCTGCTGCTGGCACTGACATGGGGACCGATTCAAAGCTGGGCATCTCCGGTCGTATGGATTGCCGGCATCTGCTTTTTAATCGCATTCCCGATCTTCCTATCTGTGGAAAAGAAACACCCTTCAGCCCTTTTACATTTGCCGTTGTTTGCTAACCGAACCTTCTCCATGGGAATGATTTCAGCGATGCTGAACGGAATTGCAAGAATGGCCGTTATGTTCATGCTTATTTTTTACTTTCAAGGAGCTCTTTATTATGATGCGCTGGAGGCCGGTATTCTGACGATTCCTCTGGCCGTGGGTATGCTCTTCGTTTCTCCTGTTGCTGGCTGGCTGGGTGACAGGTTCGGCGAAAGAATGCCGGCAACGCTCGGACTTCTTATTAGTATGCTGGGTCTAGTCGGGTTGGCAATGGATACATGGCTGGATACACCGTATTGGCATTTGGCGCTTTGGATGACGCTAATCAGCGTCGGCTCGGGATTGTTTAATTCTCCCAATACGAGCAGTGTGATGAACGCAGCGGGACCGAAATACCGCGGTGAAGCATCGGGGATTCGTTCGTTAACGATTAACATGGGGATGATGCTCAGCATTGCTTTCTCCATGCCCATTATCACCAATACGATTCCGCATGAAGCGATGCTGGCGATATTCTCCGGTACGCAGGTCGGAATGGAAGGCGGGAGTTCCGCATTAAGCGGGTTCATCCACGGGCTGCATGGCGTATTTTGGCTGATGGCCGTACTCATGTTGATCGGCACCCTCATGTCTTATCTGAGGAGTGGAAAACCGCTAGCGCAAGCCAAAGGAGCACAAGTGTAA
- a CDS encoding DUF421 domain-containing protein yields the protein MPEWIHIIIRSLTALVTLFIFTRILGKKQISQLTFFEYVTGIAIGDLAGFASTDIEAHFGLGLLAMGVWFVVPLSIEFLSLKSKTIRMWFEGKGTVMIKDGKILEDNLKKERYTADELLEQLRTKSIFRVADVEFAMLESNGDLSVLLKSDMQPLTPKHMGMKLTTEKPAQAVISDGTIADEPLATAGKSRGWLHTELDKIGVTTENVFLGQVDSDGLLTVDLYDDKLKVPEPSQKPMLLATLKKCQADLELFSLTTQNEKAKTMYEQCSEELKQAIGLVETQLKS from the coding sequence GTGCCTGAATGGATACATATAATCATCCGATCTCTTACGGCATTAGTCACATTATTCATATTCACTAGGATTCTTGGTAAAAAGCAAATCTCCCAGCTTACTTTTTTCGAGTATGTAACCGGGATTGCCATTGGTGATTTGGCAGGCTTCGCATCTACAGACATAGAAGCTCACTTCGGCCTTGGTTTGCTTGCTATGGGTGTCTGGTTCGTTGTTCCTCTTTCCATAGAGTTTTTATCGTTAAAGAGTAAAACCATTCGGATGTGGTTTGAAGGCAAGGGAACGGTCATGATCAAGGATGGTAAAATCCTCGAGGATAACTTGAAGAAAGAAAGATATACAGCGGACGAACTGCTTGAGCAGCTGCGCACCAAGAGCATTTTTCGAGTGGCGGATGTTGAATTTGCCATGCTGGAATCGAACGGTGATCTCAGTGTTTTGCTGAAAAGTGACATGCAGCCGCTCACACCGAAACATATGGGTATGAAGCTGACTACCGAGAAGCCGGCTCAAGCTGTTATTTCTGATGGTACTATTGCGGACGAGCCGCTCGCAACCGCCGGAAAAAGCAGAGGATGGCTTCATACGGAGTTGGATAAAATAGGCGTAACCACCGAAAATGTATTTCTAGGGCAGGTCGATTCGGACGGCTTGCTTACAGTTGATTTGTACGACGATAAGCTGAAGGTGCCGGAGCCGAGTCAAAAACCAATGCTGCTGGCTACACTGAAAAAATGCCAAGCAGATCTCGAGCTATTTTCACTGACAACCCAAAATGAAAAGGCTAAGACTATGTACGAACAGTGCTCGGAGGAACTTAAGCAAGCGATCGGATTGGTTGAAACTCAACTGAAAAGCTAA
- a CDS encoding MerR family transcriptional regulator, producing the protein MDQMVYSVEEVAAKFQVTSRTLHYYEEIGLIPPIPRTDGGHRQYSQEIVERLDHILRIKRVLGVSLQEISAILEAENSLNELKLQYREIDSDEDKRSILLQSSVLLQSLVDSIQQKVSSLEKLKGSFEQRLDNVRDLLNQVK; encoded by the coding sequence ATGGATCAAATGGTGTATTCGGTTGAAGAAGTGGCTGCCAAATTTCAGGTTACTTCCAGAACGCTTCATTATTATGAAGAGATCGGATTGATTCCCCCGATTCCTCGCACAGACGGAGGTCACAGGCAATATTCACAGGAGATCGTAGAGCGTCTGGACCATATCCTGCGTATTAAGCGCGTTCTGGGAGTTTCTCTGCAGGAAATATCCGCGATTCTTGAGGCGGAGAACAGCTTAAACGAGTTAAAGCTGCAATATCGGGAAATTGATTCCGATGAGGACAAGCGCAGCATTTTGCTCCAAAGCTCTGTACTGCTGCAATCGTTGGTAGATTCAATCCAGCAAAAGGTGTCCAGTTTGGAAAAGCTGAAGGGCAGCTTTGAGCAAAGGTTAGATAACGTGAGGGATCTGCTCAATCAAGTTAAATAG
- a CDS encoding MarR family winged helix-turn-helix transcriptional regulator codes for MSLRTEQQQSEIIREFLISVGQSLQQYQYSFACSAELSRHEFNVLFVLGTRGPVVVKEIAQQVPAISLSTLTRLLDSLEDKGYIDRRMDPSDRRSFIISPTDKANQLMNSFPRHIDCLVQRITKALTPEEQASLSELICKIKSQL; via the coding sequence ATGTCACTTCGCACGGAACAACAGCAGTCGGAAATCATTCGGGAATTTCTTATTAGCGTAGGGCAATCCCTTCAGCAGTATCAATACAGCTTTGCCTGCAGCGCAGAGCTCTCCCGCCATGAATTCAATGTGCTGTTCGTGCTCGGAACGAGAGGTCCTGTTGTAGTGAAGGAGATTGCCCAGCAAGTACCTGCTATTAGTTTAAGTACGTTGACAAGGCTTCTTGACAGTCTGGAGGACAAGGGCTACATAGATCGAAGAATGGACCCGAGTGATCGTAGAAGCTTTATTATATCCCCCACAGACAAAGCCAATCAGTTGATGAACAGCTTTCCGCGTCACATTGATTGCTTGGTGCAGCGAATAACCAAGGCATTGACACCAGAAGAGCAAGCGAGTCTGTCCGAATTAATTTGTAAAATAAAGTCCCAATTATAA
- a CDS encoding DUF1657 domain-containing protein yields MTVAAQVKTCLASLKSAQASLETFALSTQNQEAKQLFESAAQSTQQIVDQVSSRVQQLENEEPQYKGF; encoded by the coding sequence GTGACCGTAGCAGCACAAGTGAAAACATGTTTGGCATCGCTAAAAAGCGCACAAGCCAGCTTAGAAACTTTCGCACTCAGCACGCAAAATCAAGAGGCTAAGCAGCTTTTTGAGAGTGCAGCCCAATCCACCCAGCAAATCGTCGATCAAGTGTCTTCCCGAGTACAACAGCTGGAAAATGAAGAGCCTCAATATAAAGGCTTTTAA
- a CDS encoding glycosyltransferase has product MRRLRIVQVISNYPDARPLPPTNQGGTEKVVHELTENLVRRGHDVYLFASRGSRSSAKLIPYKKNLRDRGIARFVLKRMPRHVDIIHDHTFTSTLGRRKLKIPTICTLHLPVKQRVKHPVYVSRRARTIMGKNRGYFVYNGISPRDYQFSKEKKGFLLFIGRLIPEKGVLEAIKIAERTGHRLLIAGPIKDRRYFNKLLAPRIKRNPRIRYVGAVGGRKKQYLLKNASCLLFPTLWEEPFGLVMIEAMACGTPVVALRRGRFPKLCLAFRI; this is encoded by the coding sequence ATGAGACGCCTAAGAATCGTCCAGGTCATATCAAACTACCCGGACGCCCGCCCGCTGCCCCCGACTAATCAAGGCGGGACGGAGAAAGTAGTGCATGAGCTTACGGAAAATCTGGTTCGCCGTGGACATGATGTTTATTTATTTGCCTCCCGCGGCAGTCGAAGCAGCGCGAAGCTAATTCCTTATAAAAAGAATTTGAGAGATCGGGGAATAGCCAGGTTCGTGTTGAAAAGAATGCCACGGCATGTGGATATCATCCACGATCATACCTTTACTTCGACTTTGGGGCGCAGAAAGTTGAAGATACCGACCATCTGTACCTTGCATTTGCCTGTTAAACAGCGTGTTAAGCATCCCGTCTATGTCAGCCGGCGTGCTAGGACCATTATGGGGAAGAATAGAGGTTACTTCGTTTATAACGGAATCAGTCCAAGAGACTACCAATTTAGTAAGGAGAAAAAAGGGTTTCTGCTGTTTATCGGGAGGCTGATCCCCGAAAAAGGGGTGCTGGAAGCGATCAAAATCGCGGAAAGAACCGGACATCGATTGTTGATCGCGGGGCCCATCAAGGACCGTCGCTATTTCAACAAATTGCTTGCACCTCGTATCAAGCGAAACCCTCGCATTCGATATGTTGGTGCTGTCGGCGGCAGGAAAAAGCAGTATTTACTTAAAAATGCTTCATGTCTACTGTTCCCGACACTTTGGGAGGAGCCGTTCGGTCTCGTCATGATCGAAGCCATGGCCTGCGGCACACCTGTTGTGGCGCTACGGAGGGGGCGGTTCCCGAAGTTATGTCTGGCTTTCCGAATCTAA
- a CDS encoding carbohydrate-binding protein, whose amino-acid sequence MSKQKNKMLRKLALMGACAVVSFTCVSGLALARDSQYTKNGTGPLYWSTYEYQYTHNAPMDEQEWKKNIDWIAKDYKAYGYDMIASDGWIEGAQQTNENGYILSHNDSWEHDWAYWSNYIHNKGMKLGVYYNPLWVTRSAANDPSKTVIGTNIKVQDIASSKDTFNDDLYWVDVTKPGAKEYIQGYVNYFKQLGVTYLRIDFLSWYESGTDKGKKIGVNHGSDNYQTALKWMKEAAGDDMELSLVMPHLNNHAAGELPNGDMVRINEDLAHGGWENLSGQRQNWMNGWSQWANPFQGFTGFSDIAGRGSGMILDGDFIRMNTFKTDDERRSIINLFTMAGSPIAITDQYSTIGNTGSFYKNENMLNLHNQGFVGKPYYRNGNSFSSDPNSRDSEKWLGQLADGSWIVGLFNRSDASAVRSVDYVKDLGLSGTALTTDMWSGKDLGTMSAYSPQLAKHASSVIKIEPVGSTVTYQSEVATWVGGAHFNNDHTGYQGFGFVDGLGNPGAKVVYAIEAPQDGTYAVSYRYANATGADSTLQISAEDLNGSKVQQAKQVSFPSSKDWNTWMNQTSTIKLKAGVNLVTLERTSSDQGAINLDSLSMAKKQGTSYPDVEVRNGDFETGTLAGWTEWHPAGQEAKYGVDTYDNYKGTYKLYLWDTKAYKQSVHQVVSGLDNGYYTVSAWVKETVYGQTPTIVRMEVADYGGNPVYQPISPSSSYRQVQSKVHVTNGQLNIGFYVNSPGLTSLQIDNVKIERTS is encoded by the coding sequence ATGTCTAAACAAAAGAACAAAATGCTCCGTAAGTTGGCTTTGATGGGCGCCTGTGCGGTCGTATCATTCACTTGCGTTTCCGGCTTGGCACTTGCGCGGGATAGCCAATATACAAAGAACGGAACTGGTCCTTTATACTGGAGCACTTATGAATATCAATATACCCACAACGCACCGATGGACGAGCAGGAATGGAAGAAGAACATCGACTGGATTGCAAAAGATTACAAAGCCTACGGCTACGATATGATCGCTTCGGATGGTTGGATTGAAGGTGCTCAGCAAACAAATGAAAACGGATACATTCTTTCCCACAACGATAGCTGGGAGCATGACTGGGCATATTGGTCCAATTACATCCACAATAAAGGCATGAAGCTTGGTGTCTATTACAATCCTTTGTGGGTGACAAGAAGCGCTGCAAACGATCCAAGCAAAACAGTCATAGGCACGAATATAAAGGTTCAAGATATCGCCAGCTCGAAGGATACCTTTAACGATGATCTTTACTGGGTGGATGTGACCAAGCCGGGAGCTAAGGAATACATTCAGGGCTATGTGAATTATTTCAAGCAGCTTGGCGTCACTTACTTGCGGATCGACTTTCTTTCCTGGTATGAGTCCGGAACGGATAAGGGCAAGAAGATCGGTGTGAACCATGGCTCTGACAATTACCAAACAGCGCTCAAATGGATGAAGGAAGCCGCGGGCGACGACATGGAGCTTAGCCTCGTGATGCCTCACCTGAACAATCATGCCGCAGGCGAGCTTCCTAACGGTGATATGGTCCGGATTAATGAGGATCTGGCACACGGCGGTTGGGAGAACCTGAGCGGTCAAAGGCAGAACTGGATGAACGGCTGGTCACAGTGGGCGAACCCGTTCCAAGGCTTCACCGGCTTCTCAGATATCGCAGGCCGCGGGTCAGGGATGATCCTCGATGGAGATTTTATTCGGATGAATACGTTCAAAACAGATGATGAACGGCGCAGCATCATTAACTTGTTTACCATGGCGGGATCGCCGATTGCTATCACGGACCAATATTCAACAATCGGAAATACTGGCAGCTTCTACAAGAACGAGAACATGCTGAATCTGCATAACCAAGGATTTGTAGGCAAACCTTATTATCGGAACGGTAACTCCTTCAGCAGCGACCCGAATTCGCGGGATTCCGAGAAATGGTTGGGCCAACTGGCTGACGGTTCCTGGATTGTTGGCTTATTCAATCGATCCGATGCTTCGGCCGTACGCTCGGTTGACTATGTCAAAGACCTTGGCCTAAGCGGCACGGCGCTGACAACCGACATGTGGTCGGGCAAAGATCTTGGCACCATGTCCGCCTACAGCCCGCAGCTTGCCAAGCATGCATCGAGTGTGATCAAGATTGAGCCTGTAGGTTCGACCGTTACGTATCAATCCGAAGTTGCTACATGGGTTGGAGGCGCGCATTTCAACAATGACCATACCGGCTATCAGGGCTTCGGCTTTGTAGACGGTTTAGGAAACCCCGGGGCTAAGGTTGTATACGCAATTGAAGCTCCCCAGGATGGAACTTATGCGGTAAGCTACCGCTATGCGAATGCTACAGGCGCTGACTCTACCTTACAAATAAGCGCTGAAGATTTGAATGGCAGCAAGGTGCAGCAAGCCAAGCAAGTATCGTTCCCATCCTCGAAGGATTGGAATACTTGGATGAATCAAACTAGCACGATTAAGCTTAAAGCAGGAGTCAACCTGGTTACCTTAGAGCGGACATCATCCGACCAAGGAGCCATTAATCTTGATTCGTTAAGCATGGCAAAAAAGCAAGGCACCTCCTATCCGGATGTGGAAGTTCGAAACGGAGACTTTGAAACCGGCACTCTAGCCGGTTGGACAGAATGGCACCCTGCAGGGCAGGAAGCTAAATATGGTGTGGATACCTACGATAACTATAAGGGAACTTACAAGCTATATTTATGGGATACAAAGGCCTATAAGCAAAGTGTGCACCAAGTCGTTTCCGGTCTTGATAACGGTTACTACACGGTATCCGCATGGGTGAAGGAAACGGTCTATGGTCAAACACCAACTATCGTAAGAATGGAAGTTGCCGATTATGGCGGTAATCCCGTCTATCAGCCCATTTCACCTTCTTCCTCCTATCGTCAAGTTCAATCCAAGGTCCATGTAACAAACGGACAATTAAATATCGGTTTTTATGTCAACTCACCTGGACTAACCTCGCTGCAAATTGATAATGTGAAGATCGAACGCACATCTTAA